A genomic segment from Paramixta manurensis encodes:
- a CDS encoding IS3 family transposase (programmed frameshift) — protein sequence MIFSPQHKTGDLMNKKTKRTFTPEFRLECAQLIVDKGYSYRQASEAMNVGSTTLESWVRQLRRERQGITPSATPITAEQQRIRELEKQVRRLEEQNTIFKKGYRTLDVRLTERFTIAARLSDSHTVVSLCSALEIHRSSYRYWRKRRDTVNPARVRLYSEIRRAWNQSRGSAGARTLAEMLAQNGVPMTRYRAGRLMKYLNLSSCQPGKHQYKNARQEHTCLPNLLERQFAVPEPDRVWCGDITYIWAGNRWCYLAVVMDLFARRVIGWSLSANADTALIRSALRMAYETRGQPRDVMFHSDQGSQYTGLKYQQVLWRYRIKQSVSRRGNCWDNSPMERFFRSLKTEWVPTNGYAGKDEARRQIGSYIQNYYNSVRPHHYNGGLTPEESENRYRSYCKTVASIT from the exons GTGATATTCTCACCACAACATAAAACAGGTGACTTAATGAACAAGAAAACTAAGCGTACTTTCACCCCTGAGTTCAGGCTGGAATGTGCACAGCTGATTGTTGATAAGGGCTACTCATATCGACAAGCCAGTGAAGCGATGAATGTCGGTTCTACCACCCTTGAGAGCTGGGTGCGCCAGCTCAGGCGAGAGCGGCAGGGGATTACGCCCTCTGCTACTCCCATTACTGCAGAACAGCAACGTATTCGCGAGCTGGAAAAGCAGGTTCGCCGCCTGGAGGAACAGAATACGATAT TTAAAAAAGGCTACCGCACTCTTGATGTCCGACTCACTGAACGGTTCACGATAGCCGCCAGACTGAGTGACAGCCACACGGTTGTCAGCCTTTGCTCCGCGCTGGAAATACACCGTAGCAGTTACCGGTACTGGCGAAAACGACGCGATACTGTCAATCCGGCGCGAGTCAGGTTGTACAGCGAAATACGCCGGGCGTGGAACCAGAGCCGGGGCTCAGCAGGCGCACGCACGCTGGCTGAAATGCTGGCTCAAAATGGCGTTCCGATGACCCGTTACCGTGCCGGGCGTCTGATGAAATACCTGAACCTGAGCAGTTGCCAGCCCGGAAAACATCAGTACAAAAATGCCCGTCAGGAGCATACCTGCCTGCCGAATCTGCTCGAGCGTCAGTTCGCTGTACCGGAGCCAGACCGGGTATGGTGTGGAGATATTACGTATATCTGGGCTGGAAATCGCTGGTGCTATCTGGCGGTTGTTATGGATCTTTTTGCCCGCAGGGTTATCGGCTGGAGTCTGTCAGCGAATGCCGATACCGCACTGATAAGAAGTGCTCTGCGGATGGCCTATGAGACGCGTGGTCAACCGCGTGATGTCATGTTCCATAGCGACCAGGGAAGCCAGTATACAGGCCTTAAATATCAGCAAGTTCTCTGGCGTTACAGGATAAAGCAAAGCGTCAGTCGTCGGGGGAACTGCTGGGATAATAGCCCCATGGAACGCTTCTTCCGTAGTCTGAAAACAGAATGGGTGCCGACGAATGGTTACGCAGGTAAGGATGAGGCCCGGCGACAAATCGGCAGTTATATCCAGAATTACTACAATAGCGTCAGACCTCATCATTACAACGGGGGGCTGACGCCGGAAGAATCAGAGAACCGATACCGTTCTTACTGTAAAACCGTGGCCAGTATTACTTGA
- the uhpT gene encoding hexose-6-phosphate:phosphate antiporter, which produces MLAFLNQVRKPTLNLSLEERRKMWFKPFMQSYLVVFIGYLTMYLIRKNFNIAQNDMISTYGLSMTQLGMIGLGFSITYGVGKTLVSYYADGKNTKQFLPFMLILSAICMLGFSASMGTGSVSLFLMIAFYALSGFFQSTGGSCSYSTITKWTPRRKRGTWLGVWNISHNLGGAGAAGVALFGANYLFNGHVIGMFIFPSIIALLVGLIGLRFGSDSPESYGLGKAEELFGEEISEEDKEAEDSAMTKWQIFVEYVLKNKVIWLLCFSNVFLYVVRIGIDQWSTVYAFQELKLSKEVAIQGFTLFEVGALVGTLLWGWLSDLANGRRALVACIALALIIATLGIYQHASNQYVYLASLFALGFLVFGPQLLIGVAAVGFVPKKAIGAADGIKGTFAYLIGDSFAKLGLGMIADGTPIFGLTGWAGTFAALDAAAIGCICLMAMVAVLEERKIRREKRLRELTPI; this is translated from the coding sequence ATGCTGGCCTTTCTTAATCAGGTGCGCAAGCCCACGCTAAACCTGTCGCTCGAAGAGCGGCGCAAAATGTGGTTCAAACCCTTTATGCAGTCCTACCTGGTGGTCTTTATTGGCTATCTGACCATGTATTTGATCCGCAAAAACTTTAATATCGCGCAGAACGACATGATCAGTACCTACGGCCTCAGCATGACGCAGTTAGGGATGATAGGCCTCGGCTTTTCAATCACCTACGGCGTTGGTAAAACGCTGGTTTCCTATTACGCAGACGGCAAAAACACCAAACAATTTCTGCCGTTTATGCTGATTCTCTCGGCTATCTGTATGCTTGGCTTCAGCGCCAGTATGGGAACCGGCTCGGTGAGTCTGTTTTTGATGATCGCCTTCTACGCCCTAAGCGGTTTTTTCCAGAGTACTGGCGGCTCATGCAGCTACTCCACCATTACTAAATGGACGCCGCGCCGTAAACGCGGTACCTGGCTCGGGGTGTGGAATATCTCCCACAATCTCGGCGGCGCAGGCGCGGCGGGTGTCGCGCTATTCGGCGCCAACTATCTGTTCAATGGTCATGTCATCGGCATGTTTATCTTCCCATCAATTATCGCGCTGCTGGTTGGTCTGATTGGCCTGCGTTTCGGCAGTGACTCGCCGGAATCCTACGGCCTTGGCAAAGCCGAGGAGTTGTTTGGCGAGGAGATCAGCGAAGAAGATAAAGAAGCCGAAGACAGCGCAATGACCAAATGGCAAATCTTTGTCGAGTATGTGCTGAAAAACAAAGTGATTTGGTTGCTGTGTTTCTCCAATGTTTTCCTGTATGTGGTGCGTATCGGTATCGATCAATGGTCAACGGTTTACGCGTTTCAGGAGCTAAAGCTCTCCAAAGAAGTAGCGATACAAGGATTTACGCTGTTTGAAGTCGGCGCGCTGGTCGGCACGCTGCTATGGGGCTGGCTGTCGGATCTGGCAAACGGGCGGCGGGCGCTGGTTGCCTGCATCGCGTTGGCGCTGATCATCGCGACACTCGGTATCTATCAGCACGCGAGTAATCAGTACGTCTATCTGGCATCGCTGTTCGCGTTGGGCTTCTTAGTGTTTGGCCCGCAGTTGTTAATCGGCGTCGCCGCCGTCGGTTTTGTCCCGAAAAAGGCTATCGGCGCGGCGGACGGTATTAAAGGTACCTTCGCTTATCTGATTGGCGACAGTTTCGCCAAACTGGGGCTGGGAATGATTGCCGACGGTACGCCGATATTTGGTCTCACCGGTTGGGCTGGAACCTTCGCCGCGCTGGATGCAGCGGCGATTGGCTGTATTTGTCTCATGGCGATGGTTGCGGTGCTAGAAGAGCGGAAAATTCGTCGGGAAAAACGTCTGCGGGAACTGACCCCAATCTGA
- a CDS encoding MFS transporter: MFRFLQPPANATPLTDKSAIDVRYRYWRRHILLTIWLGYALFYFTRKSFNAAVPEILATGVLTRTDIGLLATLFYVTYGLSKFVSGIVSDRTNARYFMGVGLIATGIINILFGFSTSLWAFTTLWALNAFFQGWGSPVCARLLTAWYSRSERGGWWALWNTAHNVGGALIPMVIGAAALHYGWRVGMMIAGALAVLTGLFLCWRLRDRPQTVGLPPVGDWRHDELQIIQQQEGVGLTQRQILYKYVLANPYIWLLSLCYVLVYLVRAAINDWGNLYMSETLRVDLVTANSAVTMFELGGFIGALVAGWGSDKLFNGNRGPMNLIFAVGILLSVGSLWLMPFASYVMQAACFFTIGFFVFGPQMLIGMAAAECSHKDAAGAATGFVGLFAYLGASLSGWPLARIMDSWHWSGFFAVIALAAGISALLLLPFLNAQAPRPLATDEE, encoded by the coding sequence ATGTTTCGGTTTTTACAGCCCCCCGCCAACGCAACACCATTGACGGATAAATCGGCGATCGACGTTCGATACCGCTACTGGCGTCGTCATATTTTACTGACCATTTGGCTGGGCTACGCGCTGTTCTATTTCACCCGCAAAAGCTTTAATGCGGCCGTCCCGGAAATTCTCGCCACCGGCGTGTTAACCCGCACCGACATTGGTCTGCTGGCCACGCTGTTTTACGTCACCTATGGGCTCTCCAAATTTGTCTCCGGCATCGTTAGCGACCGTACTAATGCCCGCTACTTTATGGGCGTCGGGCTCATCGCCACCGGGATAATCAATATCCTGTTTGGTTTTTCCACTTCGCTGTGGGCATTTACCACGCTGTGGGCACTCAATGCATTCTTCCAGGGCTGGGGTTCGCCGGTTTGCGCTCGCTTGCTAACTGCCTGGTACTCGCGTTCCGAGCGCGGCGGCTGGTGGGCGCTGTGGAACACTGCACATAACGTCGGCGGCGCGTTGATCCCGATGGTGATTGGCGCGGCGGCGCTGCATTACGGCTGGCGGGTGGGAATGATGATTGCCGGGGCGCTGGCGGTGTTAACCGGTCTGTTTCTCTGCTGGCGTCTGCGTGACCGACCGCAAACCGTGGGATTACCGCCGGTTGGAGACTGGCGGCACGACGAGTTACAAATCATTCAGCAACAAGAGGGCGTGGGGCTGACGCAGCGGCAAATCCTCTACAAGTACGTGTTGGCTAACCCGTACATCTGGTTGCTGTCGCTATGCTACGTGCTGGTCTATCTGGTGCGCGCGGCGATTAATGATTGGGGCAATCTGTATATGTCAGAAACTCTGCGCGTCGATTTGGTCACCGCTAACTCGGCGGTGACCATGTTCGAGCTGGGCGGGTTTATCGGCGCGCTGGTGGCAGGCTGGGGCTCCGATAAATTGTTTAACGGCAATCGAGGGCCAATGAACCTGATTTTCGCCGTCGGCATTTTACTGTCGGTCGGTTCGCTGTGGCTGATGCCGTTTGCCAGCTATGTGATGCAAGCAGCGTGCTTCTTCACCATTGGTTTTTTCGTGTTTGGTCCACAAATGCTGATCGGCATGGCAGCGGCAGAATGCTCGCATAAAGACGCAGCGGGCGCAGCAACCGGCTTTGTCGGGCTGTTTGCTTACCTGGGCGCCTCACTCTCCGGCTGGCCGCTGGCGCGGATTATGGATAGCTGGCACTGGAGCGGCTTTTTTGCGGTGATCGCGTTGGCGGCAGGTATTTCTGCACTTCTATTATTGCCCTTCCTTAACGCCCAGGCACCTCGCCCTCTCGCCACCGATGAAGAGTGA
- the uhpB gene encoding signal transduction histidine-protein kinase/phosphatase UhpB: MRPLISRLLAVSACFFIFSAAWFCLWSISLHLVTVPALAVLLFPFGLRLGLMLQCPRGYWPVLLGTEWLLIGWLSREVALAHLPLLITGSLLTLLPIMLASRFRHQRDWHSLLLQASALITAALLQSLPWLSEGKMALNVMLLTLTGGLTLAPVCLIIWHYLTSTLWLPLGPALVAQPVNWRTRHLFWYLLLFAISLWLQFGLPDDLSRFTPFCLALPIIALAWHYGWQGALIAALMNGIALIASQTWHAHPVDLLLSLLAQSLTGLLLGAGIQRLRELNQSLHKELARNRRLAERLLETEESVRREVARELHDDIGQTVTAIRTQAGILQRLPPESVSVNQSGALIEQLSLSVYDSVRRLLGRLRPRHLDDLSLEQAVRSLMREMELESGGIIGHLDWRIDESILSEGQRIMLFRVCQEGLNNIVKHANASMVTLQGWQQNARLMLVINDDGCGLPPGSANQGFGLIGMRERVTALGGTLSISCTHGTRVSVSLPLRYA; the protein is encoded by the coding sequence ATGCGCCCGCTTATCTCACGGCTACTGGCCGTCTCTGCCTGCTTTTTTATCTTCTCCGCCGCATGGTTCTGCCTGTGGAGTATTAGTCTGCATCTGGTCACCGTCCCGGCGCTGGCGGTGCTGCTATTTCCTTTCGGCCTGCGGCTAGGTTTAATGCTGCAATGTCCGCGCGGCTATTGGCCAGTGCTGCTGGGTACCGAATGGCTACTGATCGGCTGGCTATCGCGTGAAGTGGCGCTGGCACATCTGCCCTTATTGATAACTGGTAGCCTGCTCACCCTATTGCCGATTATGTTGGCCTCCCGTTTTCGCCACCAGCGCGACTGGCATTCCCTGCTGTTGCAGGCGAGCGCGTTAATCACCGCGGCGTTGTTACAATCGCTGCCGTGGTTGAGCGAAGGGAAAATGGCGCTCAATGTAATGCTGCTCACCCTGACCGGCGGCCTGACGCTCGCACCGGTTTGTCTGATTATTTGGCATTATCTTACCAGCACCCTCTGGCTGCCGCTTGGGCCAGCACTGGTGGCCCAACCGGTCAACTGGCGTACCCGGCATCTGTTTTGGTATCTATTGCTGTTCGCCATCAGCCTGTGGCTACAGTTCGGCCTACCGGACGATCTCTCTCGCTTTACCCCTTTCTGCCTTGCGCTGCCGATTATTGCGCTGGCCTGGCACTATGGCTGGCAAGGGGCGTTAATCGCCGCGTTGATGAACGGCATTGCGCTTATCGCCAGCCAAACCTGGCACGCACATCCGGTGGATCTGTTGCTCTCGCTACTGGCGCAAAGTCTGACCGGGCTATTGTTAGGTGCCGGAATTCAACGCCTGCGTGAACTGAATCAGTCGCTGCACAAGGAGTTAGCGCGTAATCGGCGGCTAGCTGAGCGCCTGCTCGAAACCGAAGAGAGCGTACGCCGCGAGGTAGCACGCGAACTGCATGACGACATTGGTCAGACGGTGACCGCTATTCGCACTCAGGCCGGTATTTTGCAACGTCTGCCGCCAGAGAGCGTCAGCGTCAATCAAAGCGGCGCGCTGATCGAACAGCTCTCGCTTAGCGTATACGACTCGGTGCGCCGCCTGCTTGGTCGACTGCGCCCGCGTCACTTGGATGATTTGAGTCTCGAACAGGCGGTGCGCTCCCTGATGCGTGAGATGGAACTGGAAAGCGGCGGCATTATCGGGCATCTGGATTGGCGCATTGATGAAAGCATACTGAGCGAAGGCCAGCGCATAATGCTGTTTCGCGTCTGCCAGGAGGGGTTAAACAATATCGTCAAACACGCTAATGCCAGCATGGTCACGCTACAAGGTTGGCAGCAAAATGCACGTCTGATGCTGGTGATCAATGACGATGGCTGCGGCTTACCGCCGGGTTCCGCTAACCAAGGCTTCGGCCTAATCGGGATGCGCGAGCGGGTTACGGCGCTGGGCGGCACGCTGTCGATCTCTTGTACCCACGGCACCCGTGTCAGCGTGAGTTTACCGCTGCGTTACGCATAA
- the uhpA gene encoding transcriptional regulator UhpA, producing MITLALVDDHLIVRSGFAQLLGLEPDFQVVAEFGSGREALAGLPGRSVQVCICDISMPDISGLELLHQLPRGMAVIMLSVHDSPALIEQALNAGAHGFLSKRCSPDELIAAVRTVATGGCYLTPDIALKLAAGRQDPLTRRERQVAEMLAQGKAVKEIAADLGLSPKTVHVHRANLMEKLDVHNDVELARRMFDGW from the coding sequence ATGATCACCCTCGCTCTGGTTGACGATCACCTTATCGTTCGCTCCGGTTTTGCCCAACTTCTGGGGCTGGAGCCCGACTTTCAGGTTGTCGCCGAATTTGGTTCCGGGCGTGAAGCGCTGGCCGGGCTACCGGGCCGCAGCGTGCAGGTCTGCATTTGCGACATTTCCATGCCGGATATCTCAGGCCTGGAATTATTGCATCAGTTACCACGCGGCATGGCGGTTATCATGCTTTCCGTCCACGATAGCCCGGCGCTGATTGAGCAAGCGCTGAATGCCGGCGCGCATGGCTTTCTCTCCAAACGCTGTAGTCCTGACGAACTGATCGCCGCCGTGCGTACCGTGGCAACCGGCGGCTGCTATCTCACACCCGATATCGCCCTGAAACTGGCGGCCGGGCGGCAAGATCCACTCACCAGGCGTGAGCGGCAAGTGGCGGAAATGCTGGCGCAGGGGAAAGCCGTAAAAGAGATCGCCGCTGACCTCGGCCTGTCGCCGAAAACCGTGCACGTCCATCGCGCTAACCTGATGGAAAAATTGGACGTCCATAACGACGTGGAACTGGCCCGCCGCATGTTTGACGGTTGGTGA
- the selB gene encoding selenocysteine-specific translation elongation factor, which translates to MIIATAGHVDHGKTALLQAITGVNADRLPEEKRRGMTIDLGYAYWPQPDGRVLGFIDVPGHEKFLANMLSGIGGIDRALLVVACDDGMMAQTREHLAILQLIGRPALTVALTKADRVAAERVTELEQQVRQLTQQAGWQTVDCFVTSVADGRGIDALRHHLSQLPERIRTAERRFRLAIDRAFTINGAGLVVTGTALDGEVRVGDHLWLTGANRAVRVRGIHAQNQPAHDAHGGQRIALNLTGDIAKAEVTRGAWLLENRRESGSERVIVALESLQPLKQWQPLHIHHAARHITGRVSLLEGCLAELVLDEPLWLADNDRLILRDINARQTLAAARVILLSPPKRGKRQPDTLQWLHQLAQAKDDAEVLRLYLQQQPWHIDDLAWSRQLTASALAQRISALNPIQADDYLIPGETAHEWKARLAATLESFHHNHNDQPGVGGDRLRRMALPHQPAALVMSLINSMVADKSLANSGGWLHLPTFNIAFTPQEEALWQRAEALFDAEPWWVRDLAAALQEPEETVRHLLRTAAQLGYVTAVVRDRYYRSQQIQIFADLIRQRAAQGGNTRAADFRTELGTGRKIAVQILEFFDRSGFTRRQGNTHLLRDNSLFPGGKCDD; encoded by the coding sequence ATGATTATCGCCACCGCTGGCCATGTCGATCATGGCAAAACCGCGCTGCTACAGGCGATTACCGGCGTTAATGCCGACCGTCTGCCAGAAGAAAAACGGCGCGGGATGACGATTGACCTCGGCTACGCTTACTGGCCGCAGCCCGACGGGCGCGTGCTGGGCTTTATTGATGTTCCCGGCCACGAAAAATTCCTCGCCAATATGCTAAGCGGCATCGGCGGCATTGATCGCGCTTTGCTGGTGGTGGCCTGTGACGATGGCATGATGGCGCAGACGCGCGAACATCTGGCGATATTACAGTTAATCGGCAGGCCAGCGCTGACTGTGGCGCTGACTAAAGCCGATCGTGTCGCCGCCGAGCGCGTCACGGAGCTGGAGCAACAGGTGCGACAACTCACGCAGCAGGCCGGTTGGCAGACGGTGGATTGCTTCGTCACCAGCGTAGCGGACGGGCGGGGTATCGATGCATTACGCCATCATTTAAGTCAGTTGCCGGAACGGATACGCACGGCGGAGCGGCGTTTTCGCTTAGCGATCGACCGCGCCTTCACCATCAACGGCGCCGGGCTGGTAGTCACCGGTACCGCGCTGGATGGCGAGGTGCGGGTCGGCGATCATCTGTGGCTAACCGGTGCTAACCGTGCAGTGCGCGTGCGCGGTATACACGCGCAAAATCAGCCTGCCCATGATGCGCACGGCGGTCAGCGTATTGCGCTCAATCTGACCGGTGACATCGCCAAAGCCGAGGTGACGCGCGGCGCCTGGCTACTGGAAAACCGCCGTGAGAGTGGCAGCGAGCGTGTAATTGTCGCGCTTGAGTCACTACAACCGCTAAAACAGTGGCAGCCGCTGCATATTCACCATGCCGCGCGCCATATCACCGGGCGCGTTTCGTTGCTGGAAGGCTGTCTGGCGGAGTTAGTCTTGGACGAGCCGCTATGGTTGGCGGATAACGACCGGTTGATCCTGCGTGATATTAACGCGCGCCAAACGTTGGCGGCCGCGCGCGTGATATTGCTCTCGCCGCCGAAGCGCGGTAAACGCCAGCCGGATACCTTGCAATGGCTGCATCAACTGGCGCAAGCCAAAGATGATGCCGAGGTTTTGCGCCTCTATCTCCAACAGCAGCCGTGGCATATTGATGATCTTGCCTGGTCGCGGCAACTTACCGCCAGCGCGCTGGCGCAACGAATAAGCGCATTAAACCCCATACAGGCGGATGATTACCTGATTCCGGGCGAAACCGCGCACGAGTGGAAAGCACGGCTGGCCGCTACGCTTGAGAGTTTTCATCATAACCATAACGACCAACCGGGCGTAGGCGGCGATCGTTTGCGCCGTATGGCGCTACCGCATCAGCCTGCCGCGCTGGTGATGTCGCTGATCAACAGTATGGTAGCGGACAAGAGCCTTGCCAATAGTGGTGGCTGGCTGCATCTGCCCACGTTTAACATCGCCTTCACGCCACAAGAAGAGGCGCTCTGGCAGCGCGCGGAAGCGTTGTTTGACGCGGAACCCTGGTGGGTACGCGATCTCGCCGCCGCCTTACAAGAGCCGGAGGAGACGGTACGCCATCTACTGCGTACCGCCGCGCAACTCGGCTACGTCACGGCGGTGGTGCGCGATCGTTATTACCGCAGCCAGCAGATTCAGATCTTTGCCGATCTAATACGCCAGCGCGCGGCGCAAGGCGGCAATACCCGCGCCGCCGATTTCCGCACCGAACTCGGCACCGGACGAAAAATCGCGGTACAGATCCTCGAATTTTTCGATCGCAGTGGTTTTACCCGGCGGCAAGGCAACACGCACCTGTTACGCGATAATTCTCTGTTTCCAGGGGGAAAATGTGACGATTAA
- the selA gene encoding L-seryl-tRNA(Sec) selenium transferase, whose protein sequence is MNTLFSQLPSIDGLLREPALQALTAQYGHQFVTHTLRQMQEDARTAILKEGALPKWHPAWAQQAATRLAAQQQSALRPVFNLTGTVLHTNLGRAPLAESAIEAVSTVMRGAVTLEYALDEAERGHRDRALASLLCELTGAEDACIVNNNAAAVLLMLAALAPGKEVVVSRGELVEIGGAFRIPDVMRQAGCQLVEVGTTNRTHLKDYRQALSDNSGLLMKVHTSNYQIAGFTKTVDEAELVALGNQVGLPVVTDLGSGSLLDLRQYQLPAEPMPQSLIAAGVSLVSFSGDKLLGGPQAGIIVGKKALIAKLQQHPLKRALRVDKMTLAALEATLKLYRQPELLRQNLPTLRLLTRPAQEMLCQAERLLPQLQPAYDAHFSLEIAPCWSQIGSGSLPVDRLPGYAITFRAKDGRGSTLNALAQRWRRLAMPVIGRIQEQRLWLDLRCLEDETRFVQTLTS, encoded by the coding sequence ATGAACACACTTTTTAGCCAGCTCCCCTCCATTGACGGCCTGCTGCGCGAACCTGCGCTTCAGGCTTTAACCGCACAATACGGGCACCAGTTTGTCACACACACCTTGCGGCAAATGCAGGAGGATGCTCGCACCGCGATCCTCAAGGAGGGTGCTTTGCCGAAGTGGCATCCTGCCTGGGCGCAGCAGGCGGCAACGCGTCTCGCCGCGCAACAACAAAGCGCACTGAGGCCAGTCTTTAATTTGACCGGCACGGTGCTTCATACCAATTTAGGGCGAGCACCGCTGGCTGAATCGGCGATTGAAGCGGTCAGCACCGTGATGCGCGGCGCGGTTACGCTTGAATATGCGCTCGACGAAGCGGAACGCGGTCATCGCGATCGCGCGCTAGCCAGCCTGCTCTGCGAACTGACCGGTGCGGAAGACGCCTGTATCGTCAACAATAACGCCGCCGCCGTGTTATTGATGCTGGCCGCGCTCGCGCCGGGTAAAGAAGTGGTGGTATCACGCGGTGAGTTGGTGGAAATTGGCGGCGCTTTTCGCATTCCGGACGTGATGCGCCAGGCCGGGTGCCAGTTGGTGGAAGTAGGAACCACCAACCGTACCCATCTGAAAGATTACCGTCAGGCGCTGAGCGACAACAGCGGCCTGTTGATGAAGGTCCATACCAGTAATTACCAGATTGCCGGTTTTACCAAAACAGTCGATGAGGCCGAACTGGTTGCGCTGGGTAACCAGGTGGGCCTGCCGGTGGTTACCGATCTCGGCAGCGGTTCACTGCTCGATCTGCGTCAGTACCAGCTCCCCGCCGAACCGATGCCGCAGTCACTGATTGCCGCAGGCGTCAGCCTGGTCAGTTTCTCCGGCGATAAACTGCTCGGCGGCCCACAGGCCGGGATTATTGTCGGAAAAAAAGCCCTGATCGCCAAACTACAACAGCATCCGCTCAAACGCGCGTTACGCGTCGATAAAATGACGCTGGCGGCGCTGGAGGCAACATTGAAACTCTATCGTCAGCCGGAGTTATTGCGGCAAAACCTCCCGACGCTACGCCTGTTAACCCGCCCGGCGCAGGAGATGTTATGCCAGGCCGAACGCCTATTGCCGCAACTGCAACCGGCCTACGATGCGCATTTTTCGCTAGAAATCGCCCCCTGTTGGTCACAAATCGGCAGTGGATCGCTACCGGTCGACCGTTTGCCCGGTTATGCCATTACCTTCCGCGCCAAAGATGGGCGCGGCAGTACCCTGAATGCGTTGGCGCAACGGTGGCGGCGGCTGGCGATGCCGGTGATCGGACGTATTCAGGAGCAGCGTCTGTGGCTAGATTTGCGCTGCCTTGAAGATGAAACACGCTTTGTGCAGACCTTAACCTCATGA
- a CDS encoding glutathione S-transferase produces the protein MKLIGSYTSPYVRKISVILLEKGLTFEFVNESPWPDESHVPQYNPLGKVPALVDDSGEAWYDSPIIAAWLDAQDATPKLLPEDALQAIKVRQLEALADGVCDSALIIVREQLRPAEQQSETELLRQREKIRRGLDALEQEAAKGQWLNGEQITLADIATACTIGYLNFRHVVPNWCVDRPSLVKLVEKMFQRESFARTVPPAA, from the coding sequence ATGAAATTAATCGGCAGTTATACCAGCCCCTATGTGCGGAAAATTTCGGTCATTTTGCTGGAAAAAGGCCTGACTTTCGAATTCGTCAACGAATCGCCGTGGCCCGATGAAAGCCACGTACCGCAGTACAATCCGTTAGGTAAAGTCCCCGCGCTGGTTGATGACAGCGGCGAAGCCTGGTATGACTCTCCGATCATTGCCGCCTGGCTGGATGCGCAAGACGCCACGCCCAAACTACTGCCGGAAGACGCGCTGCAAGCCATAAAAGTGCGCCAGTTGGAAGCGTTGGCGGACGGCGTATGTGACTCGGCGCTGATTATCGTACGGGAACAACTGCGCCCGGCAGAACAACAATCGGAAACTGAACTGCTGCGCCAGCGCGAAAAAATCCGCCGTGGGCTGGATGCGCTTGAACAGGAAGCAGCCAAAGGTCAGTGGTTAAATGGCGAACAGATTACTCTCGCCGATATCGCGACCGCCTGTACTATTGGCTATCTTAACTTTCGCCATGTGGTACCAAACTGGTGTGTGGACCGCCCATCGCTGGTTAAGCTGGTGGAGAAAATGTTCCAGCGTGAGAGTTTTGCCCGCACGGTACCGCCCGCCGCTTAA